From the genome of Methanoregula boonei 6A8:
CCACGCCTGCTTTCACGTTGGGCGGGAGCATAACCTTGTGGACGATGTTGGTCTCCTGGACTTCGCCAAGGATTGCGCCGGGTTCTACCTTGTCACCGGCTTTTACCACCGGCTTGAAGGTCCACTTCTTCTCGTGGGAGAGACCCGGTGCAGACACACCGCGCTCGATAAAGTTGCCCATCTTGTTGACGAGCACTTCAAGGGGACGCTGGATACCATCGTAGATACTGGTCAGGAGACCGGGCCCGAGCTCAACTGCAAGCGAGAGGCCGGTGTTTGAGACCGGTTCGCCGGGCTTGATACCCGTGGTATCTTCGTACACCTGAATAATGACGTTGTCACCCTGGATCTTGATGACCTCGCCCATCAGGGCTTCGTTACCGACCCTGACCACATCGTACATGTGGGCGTCAAGATTGACGGCCGTTACGACGGGCCCGGCGATCCTTTTGAGGACGCCCTTTTTTGTTTCTTTTGCTTGGTTGGCTTTTACTTCCACAGATCAACACCCACCGATCTCTTGATTCTCTCTCTCATGGACAGGCCCCCTTCTTCGCCGCCAAGGGCAATGACGGTGGGCTTGACTGAGTTCTCAAGCGTGGTACGGAGCCGGCGCGGGAGCCGCTCCATGTCGCTGCTGTTGAGCACGAGAATTCCCACCTGTCCGTCCGCAAGAACGCTGTTGACACTTTCCAGGAGTTTCTCGTCGTTTTCCGCGGTATAGGTCTTACGGATGCCTGCAAGGCGGAACCCGAGGATAAACTCGCTGTTGCCGATAACTGCGATCTCCATCTTATATCACCAGGTACTTGCTGATCGTTTCTGCGGGGAGATTCGACTGCTTGCCCCGTGCCAGTGCCCGGAGGTTGAACACTTCGTACTTCTTCTTCTCCAGGTACACGAGGATCGGATAGATGGAGAACGGATTTCTCCGGGAGAGTTTCTCCATCTGTTCCATCTGGACGTGTACAAGAAGCGCTGCAATCTCATGGACAGGCCGCTCGGTCTCGATGCTTTTGAGGAGTTCAACAACCGGCCCGGTGCGGACCTTGGCCCTGAGCTGGTCGGTAAATTCCCGGTAATCCTGGGCCGTGGCCAGAGCGGAGAAGTCGGCAGCAGTGATCGTACCGCCGGGGATGTACAGCTCCTTTGCATCTTCTCCTCCCTTGTCTGCCCGGAGCCGGAAGAGTGTCAGGACGTTTTTTATGTCGATATCCAGCCGGATATAAGCTAAAAACATCCTGCCCCCGGCATCCCCGCCGCACTCTGCAATGAGCTCAGCGTAGAACTGCTTGTACAGCTCATTTTCCATCTTTGCAAACGAGCCGGACTCTTTTGCCGCCGGGTACTCGCGGGCAAGCACCAGGTAAATCCGCTGCCCTTTGAGGGCATCGACAACACGGTCGGGACCGTCTTCAGCAAGAAGCCGGTCGAGCACAATCTTGTCGAGGTTTCCTGCCGGGACAAGGACCTCCCTGATCCTGCCCGTCTTTTCCCCGTGCAGCTTGCCGCGGAGGATGGTGAGCACGTTCTGGATATCCCAGTAGCGAAGATACGCCCGGGTGAACTGCTTGAGCGTTCCCGGCGTGATCTTCTGGATCCGCTGGTACTCTTTAGCAAGGTTCCAGCTCAGGGCAATCTCGAGATGGTCGATCCCCTTAAACGTGGTGCCGAGTTCGTCGATCTCCTGCTTGTAGGATGTCTCTTCGATGATACGGATGATCTCGGGAAGGCTCATGTTGAGCATCCGCTGGTACTCTTCGCGGGGGAGGAGCTTTGCCTTTCTCACCCGCATCCTGGTACAGACGTAGATTGTGGGCGCTGAAATGCCTTTCATCCCTGCCATACCTGTACCATCCTATCCGAAGAGGATATCAGACGCATCCTTGAGCCCGGATTCCCATACTTTGTTCATGAAGGTACGGTAGCTGTAGTCGATCTGCAGCTCGCCCCCTTCGCCTTCGATCAGGATCCCGCCATCGATGTGAGCCGGTTCGCCGAGGATAAAGCCGGAGAACTCCTTCTC
Proteins encoded in this window:
- a CDS encoding V-type ATP synthase subunit C, yielding MAGMKGISAPTIYVCTRMRVRKAKLLPREEYQRMLNMSLPEIIRIIEETSYKQEIDELGTTFKGIDHLEIALSWNLAKEYQRIQKITPGTLKQFTRAYLRYWDIQNVLTILRGKLHGEKTGRIREVLVPAGNLDKIVLDRLLAEDGPDRVVDALKGQRIYLVLAREYPAAKESGSFAKMENELYKQFYAELIAECGGDAGGRMFLAYIRLDIDIKNVLTLFRLRADKGGEDAKELYIPGGTITAADFSALATAQDYREFTDQLRAKVRTGPVVELLKSIETERPVHEIAALLVHVQMEQMEKLSRRNPFSIYPILVYLEKKKYEVFNLRALARGKQSNLPAETISKYLVI
- a CDS encoding V-type ATP synthase subunit F; amino-acid sequence: MEIAVIGNSEFILGFRLAGIRKTYTAENDEKLLESVNSVLADGQVGILVLNSSDMERLPRRLRTTLENSVKPTVIALGGEEGGLSMRERIKRSVGVDLWK